One segment of Rhodopirellula baltica SH 1 DNA contains the following:
- a CDS encoding sulfite exporter TauE/SafE family protein, which yields MLLGGNFWIVAWFFLAALVYSSAGFGGGSTYTALLVLNDVDHRVLPMLSLACNFLVVSGACLRFTQQQQMPWSRCVPLVVGSVPMAWVGGSVPLDRDVFVPLLSGTLIVAGVLLLLGGRRNREVDAAAVQDGSKQPALANQPCTISMKLGWRFDVIWQTILGAGLGLLAGLVGIGGGIFLSPVLHLTRWSHARDIAATSSLFILVNSLAGLVGQASKHGWSVSQIMTEFQTHAPWWPWLFVSVLIGGQIGNRAAASWLSHLTLRRITAVIVLAAGIRLGWM from the coding sequence ATGTTATTAGGCGGAAATTTTTGGATCGTCGCATGGTTCTTTTTAGCCGCCCTGGTGTACAGCAGCGCAGGCTTCGGCGGAGGGTCCACGTACACCGCGTTGCTAGTGCTCAACGATGTTGATCATCGCGTTTTGCCGATGCTCTCATTGGCCTGCAATTTTTTGGTGGTTTCGGGCGCCTGCCTGCGTTTCACGCAACAACAGCAAATGCCTTGGTCACGATGTGTCCCTCTGGTGGTTGGTTCCGTTCCAATGGCCTGGGTCGGCGGATCGGTTCCCCTGGACCGGGATGTGTTTGTGCCTCTTTTGTCGGGCACGCTGATCGTCGCTGGTGTGTTGCTCTTGCTGGGCGGCCGAAGGAATCGCGAGGTGGATGCTGCAGCAGTGCAGGATGGATCCAAGCAGCCTGCGCTCGCGAATCAGCCTTGCACCATTTCAATGAAACTCGGGTGGAGATTCGATGTGATTTGGCAGACGATCCTGGGCGCTGGGTTGGGGTTGCTCGCGGGACTGGTTGGCATCGGAGGAGGCATTTTTTTGTCGCCCGTGCTGCATCTGACTCGTTGGAGTCACGCTCGCGACATCGCCGCGACCAGTTCGTTGTTCATCCTGGTCAACTCGTTGGCGGGATTGGTCGGCCAAGCCAGCAAGCATGGTTGGTCAGTCAGCCAAATCATGACGGAGTTTCAAACGCATGCTCCGTGGTGGCCGTGGTTGTTTGTCAGTGTCTTGATCGGAGGCCAGATCGGAAACCGAGCCGCGGCGAGTTGGTTGTCCCACCTCACTCTCCGCCGAATCACCGCCGTGATCGTGCTGGCGGCGGGCATTCGCCTGGGCTGGATGTAG
- a CDS encoding cysteine desulfurase family protein, translating to MIYLDHHATTPCDPRVVEAMLPYLTQHFGNPHSDSHEAGREVRRAIDQSIDSMAAILNAPRESVVITSGATESINLAIRGVLMHPRCKRHQVVVCETEHPAVLEVADDLSKQLSAGGQPIEIIRVGVHPHDHPSAGQVDLVQLRAAVNNQTALVSIMWANNEIGSVAPIKTIAEITHEAGALLHCDATQAVGRLPVDALASDVDLLTASAHKFYGPKSTGFLVVGNGNRRVRLRPQIVGGGQQRGLRGGTLNPASIVAMATALRIAIDEMESDTSRILTLRELLWGRLHESIDGLQLNGANWHDDSSVRLPGNLNVRLRDVEGEAWMAATPEVAFSSGSACSSTEALPSHVLLAMGLTESEARRSVRFGVGRFNTADEINSAADQLIASHQKLVG from the coding sequence ATGATCTATCTCGACCATCATGCGACGACGCCTTGCGACCCTCGCGTCGTGGAAGCAATGTTGCCCTATCTGACGCAGCACTTTGGCAACCCGCACAGTGATTCTCACGAAGCCGGACGTGAAGTTCGCCGAGCGATTGACCAATCGATCGATTCCATGGCGGCAATCCTGAATGCTCCCCGCGAAAGCGTTGTCATCACGTCTGGCGCCACCGAGAGCATCAACCTGGCCATACGAGGTGTGCTGATGCACCCGCGTTGTAAACGACACCAAGTGGTTGTTTGCGAAACCGAACATCCAGCGGTTTTGGAAGTGGCGGACGATTTGTCCAAGCAGCTTTCTGCCGGCGGTCAGCCCATCGAAATCATTCGCGTCGGAGTCCATCCACACGATCATCCCTCGGCCGGACAAGTCGACTTGGTTCAGTTGCGTGCCGCGGTCAACAATCAGACCGCGTTGGTTTCGATCATGTGGGCAAACAATGAAATTGGCTCTGTCGCGCCGATCAAAACGATCGCGGAAATCACTCACGAAGCAGGCGCACTGCTGCACTGCGATGCGACCCAAGCGGTCGGGCGATTGCCGGTGGACGCGCTCGCGTCGGACGTTGATTTGCTGACCGCGTCGGCACACAAATTCTATGGGCCTAAAAGCACTGGTTTCCTGGTCGTTGGCAACGGCAACCGACGCGTGCGACTGCGTCCCCAAATCGTCGGCGGTGGCCAACAACGAGGGCTTCGTGGTGGAACGCTCAATCCCGCCAGCATCGTCGCAATGGCAACGGCACTGCGAATCGCGATCGATGAAATGGAAAGCGATACCTCGCGGATTCTTACACTGCGTGAATTGCTTTGGGGACGCCTGCACGAATCGATTGATGGTTTGCAACTCAATGGTGCCAATTGGCATGACGATTCGTCGGTTCGTTTACCAGGCAATCTGAACGTGCGTTTGCGGGATGTGGAAGGCGAAGCCTGGATGGCCGCCACTCCGGAAGTCGCATTCAGCAGTGGATCGGCGTGCAGCAGCACCGAGGCTCTTCCCAGTCACGTGCTTCTGGCGATGGGGCTGACCGAATCGGAAGCTCGCCGAAGCGTTCGGTTCGGTGTCGGGCGATTCAACACAGCCGACGAAATCAACTCCGCCGCAGATCAACTGATCGCATCGCACCAGAAGTTGGTTGGTTGA
- a CDS encoding exonuclease/endonuclease/phosphatase family protein: MSDAPEKGHPIQMALIVVLLIGGGWYFFKHYNIDGLDGVAIKPKAEFAWEKLDDPFTFTSSTDARESLDWPVDESGNPIEADPVIYSPSDMLRSGPSTADRAWGNPVYDGNGSAPAEQISAKRPAQFKNLRIASWSLDGFGPTKLASNICRMNLIRVVRQFDMVALQQVSSVHQDLVPRMVDAINESSLGNGGPVYDYVLGGPTGPAERGEQMVILFRPDRIRVDRTQTYTVADPDQQMLYDPLVAWFRAAQPSASRAWTFTVANVRIDLGRAPSEVALLGQLFDSIRDDGRGEDDILMMGLFQADDAYLLPTIAGRSVRAAVSSTPTDIFGRHQTENIVFDFKSTAEAIGRGGVYDFLRVYNLSLSEAQTVSSYLPVYAEFSALEGSPIANQATLDQAVVQQASLPSGKTLR, translated from the coding sequence ATGTCCGATGCACCCGAGAAAGGCCATCCGATTCAAATGGCTTTGATCGTCGTGTTGTTGATCGGCGGGGGATGGTACTTCTTCAAACATTACAACATCGACGGATTGGACGGAGTCGCGATCAAACCCAAGGCGGAATTCGCCTGGGAGAAACTCGACGATCCATTCACGTTCACTTCTTCCACCGACGCACGCGAATCGTTGGACTGGCCGGTCGACGAATCGGGCAATCCCATCGAGGCCGACCCGGTGATCTACAGTCCCAGCGACATGTTGCGATCGGGCCCGTCGACGGCTGATCGTGCCTGGGGGAATCCGGTTTACGACGGCAATGGTTCTGCGCCGGCCGAGCAGATCTCTGCAAAGCGTCCTGCTCAGTTCAAGAATCTTCGCATCGCCTCATGGTCGCTGGACGGATTTGGCCCGACGAAGTTGGCCAGCAATATTTGCCGAATGAATTTGATTCGCGTCGTTCGTCAGTTCGACATGGTCGCGTTACAACAGGTTTCGTCTGTGCACCAAGATCTCGTTCCACGAATGGTCGATGCGATCAATGAAAGCTCGCTCGGCAATGGAGGTCCGGTCTACGACTACGTGCTAGGTGGACCAACCGGTCCCGCCGAACGCGGCGAGCAGATGGTGATTTTGTTCCGTCCTGATCGCATTCGCGTGGATCGAACCCAAACCTACACGGTCGCTGATCCGGACCAGCAAATGCTGTATGACCCGTTGGTGGCATGGTTTCGTGCGGCCCAACCGAGTGCATCGCGGGCGTGGACGTTCACGGTTGCCAATGTGAGAATCGATTTGGGACGTGCTCCCAGTGAAGTCGCTTTGCTGGGGCAGCTGTTCGATTCCATCCGAGACGATGGCCGCGGCGAAGACGACATCCTGATGATGGGATTGTTCCAGGCCGACGATGCGTATCTGTTGCCCACAATCGCAGGACGCTCGGTCCGTGCCGCGGTGTCCAGCACGCCCACCGATATCTTTGGCCGACATCAAACCGAGAACATCGTGTTTGATTTCAAATCAACTGCCGAAGCGATCGGTCGCGGCGGGGTCTATGACTTCTTGCGTGTGTACAATCTCAGCCTTTCCGAAGCACAAACCGTGTCCAGTTACTTGCCGGTGTACGCAGAGTTCTCGGCACTGGAGGGATCCCCGATTGCAAATCAAGCAACCTTGGATCAAGCCGTTGTGCAACAAGCGTCGCTTCCAAGCGGCAAAACGCTTCGCTAG